The proteins below are encoded in one region of Fimbriimonadaceae bacterium:
- a CDS encoding GNAT family N-acetyltransferase: protein MVYGRNWRERFRLPDGTEALFRLVRPTDAPWFQDGFRYFSRDTMYRRLMSHRDRFTEAELRYLTSVDGWNHLCIVAFRRTGDRWEALAAGSFIRRDSDGQVAEFAVLVGDPVQRMGVGTRLALHLVRAARERGIKRFCADMLADNVAVFALIDKIAPAASWLTNGIVAVVEFDLRNVKFE, encoded by the coding sequence ATGGTTTACGGCCGGAACTGGCGCGAACGGTTCAGGCTGCCGGACGGGACGGAGGCGCTCTTCCGCCTGGTGCGGCCGACAGACGCGCCCTGGTTCCAAGACGGGTTCCGCTATTTCAGCCGCGACACCATGTACCGCCGATTGATGAGTCACCGCGACCGGTTCACGGAAGCAGAACTCCGCTACCTCACGTCGGTGGACGGCTGGAACCACCTTTGCATCGTGGCCTTCCGCCGCACTGGGGACCGCTGGGAGGCGCTGGCCGCCGGCAGCTTCATCCGGCGGGATAGCGACGGCCAGGTCGCCGAGTTCGCCGTGCTTGTGGGAGACCCGGTCCAGCGGATGGGCGTCGGGACGCGCCTTGCCCTGCACCTCGTGCGCGCCGCCCGCGAGCGTGGCATCAAGCGCTTCTGCGCGGACATGCTCGCCGACAACGTCGCCGTATTCGCCCTGATCGATAAGATCGCCCCGGCCGCTTCTTGGCTCACGAACGGGATCGTCGCGGTGGTCGAGTTCGACCTGCGAAACGTCAAGTTCGAATGA
- the add gene encoding adenosine deaminase, protein MRRIVEEQAAPLSTEFESFLRAMPKVELHVHLEGSIRPETLLQLAERNNMPLPATTVEGLREWYRFTDFPHFANIYWSCSQCMQHPEDLEFVAREFLAGQAEQNILHTEATFTALTVFRRGGIPWEKQVEALNRARAWGEAELGVTCNIIVDLPREACSDEEAMMVADWVVDAHGEGVHAFGLGGYEVGFPPSLFRKAFDRVRAAGVPSIPHAGETEGPASIRGAIDELGALRIGHGVRCMEDPALVEELVQSQMPLEVCPTSNVCLGVVPSLAEHPLPRMIAAGLNVSVNSDDPPMFGTTLTDEWIGVVREFGFDAGAVRRLTLAAVEAALLDDARKQHLRESVAAFFDAETPLLHREG, encoded by the coding sequence ATGAGGAGGATCGTGGAGGAGCAGGCCGCCCCGCTTTCTACCGAGTTCGAGAGCTTTCTCCGCGCGATGCCGAAGGTGGAGCTCCACGTCCACCTGGAGGGCTCGATCCGTCCCGAGACCCTGCTTCAGCTGGCCGAGCGGAACAACATGCCCTTGCCCGCGACCACGGTCGAAGGGCTCCGCGAATGGTACCGGTTCACCGACTTCCCCCACTTCGCCAACATCTATTGGAGCTGTAGCCAATGCATGCAGCACCCCGAAGACCTGGAGTTCGTCGCGCGTGAGTTCCTGGCGGGCCAAGCGGAGCAGAACATCCTCCACACGGAGGCGACCTTCACCGCCCTCACCGTCTTCCGCCGGGGCGGCATTCCGTGGGAAAAGCAGGTCGAAGCCCTGAACCGGGCGCGCGCTTGGGGCGAGGCGGAGCTCGGCGTGACCTGCAACATCATCGTCGACCTCCCGCGTGAGGCGTGCTCAGACGAGGAGGCGATGATGGTCGCCGACTGGGTGGTCGATGCGCATGGAGAAGGGGTCCACGCCTTCGGCCTGGGAGGGTACGAGGTCGGGTTTCCGCCGTCCCTCTTCCGCAAGGCGTTCGACCGGGTGCGCGCGGCGGGTGTCCCGAGCATCCCCCATGCAGGCGAGACCGAGGGGCCGGCCAGCATCCGAGGGGCGATCGATGAACTCGGCGCCTTGCGCATCGGCCACGGCGTGCGGTGCATGGAAGACCCTGCGCTGGTCGAAGAGCTGGTGCAGAGCCAGATGCCGCTCGAGGTGTGCCCGACCAGCAACGTCTGCCTCGGAGTGGTGCCGAGCCTGGCCGAGCACCCGCTCCCAAGAATGATCGCGGCCGGGTTGAACGTCAGCGTCAACTCCGACGACCCGCCCATGTTCGGCACGACCCTCACGGACGAATGGATCGGTGTCGTCCGCGAGTTCGGCTTTGACGCGGGTGCGGTCAGGCGCCTGACGCTCGCCGCCGTCGAGGCCGCCTTGCTGGACGACGCGCGGAAGCAACATTTGCGCGAGTCGGTCGCCGCGTTTTTCGATGCCGAGACGCCGTTACTTCACCGTGAGGGCTAG
- a CDS encoding RimK family alpha-L-glutamate ligase — protein MKVVILSRAPRLYSTRRLREAARGRGHQVQVLDTLKFSLLLETGEPDLFYRGRRMHMVDAVIPRIGASVTQFGVSVVRQFMQMGVFVANTANAVTNSRDKLRSLQILSRYDIGIAPTSFVRGRDDILPAIQRVGGAPVIIKLLEGTQGVGVILAETQKVAEAIIETMQGAKQNVIVQKFVAESKGKDVRALVVGDQVVAAMRRVAQGTEFRANIHRGGMAEPVELDAPFRETAVRAAQILGLRVAGVDMLESAEGPQVIEVNSSPGLQGIERTTGVDVAGCIVDYVEQQVLFPELDVRERLTVTSGYGVAELVVSKDSTYEGKTIHESGLREQDVVVLTLEHEGTTIPNPSRNHALIAGDRLLCFGRLDAMKDMVPRRKKRRVKKQNSPAG, from the coding sequence GTGAAGGTCGTCATCCTCTCCCGCGCCCCGCGCCTTTACAGCACGCGCCGTCTGCGCGAGGCTGCCCGGGGGCGTGGGCACCAAGTCCAAGTCTTGGACACACTGAAGTTCTCCCTCCTCCTGGAGACGGGCGAGCCCGACCTCTTCTACCGGGGACGGAGGATGCACATGGTGGACGCCGTCATTCCCCGCATCGGGGCGTCCGTCACCCAGTTCGGGGTCAGCGTCGTCCGCCAGTTCATGCAGATGGGCGTCTTCGTCGCGAACACGGCGAACGCGGTCACGAACAGCCGGGATAAGCTCCGCTCGCTTCAAATCCTCTCTCGGTACGACATCGGCATCGCGCCGACCTCCTTCGTCCGCGGCCGGGACGATATCTTGCCCGCGATCCAGCGGGTCGGGGGCGCCCCCGTGATCATCAAACTCTTGGAGGGCACCCAAGGTGTCGGCGTCATCCTCGCCGAGACTCAAAAAGTGGCGGAGGCGATCATCGAGACGATGCAGGGCGCCAAGCAGAACGTGATCGTGCAGAAGTTCGTGGCGGAGAGCAAGGGCAAGGACGTGCGCGCCCTGGTCGTGGGCGACCAAGTGGTCGCGGCGATGCGCCGCGTCGCCCAAGGCACGGAGTTCCGCGCCAATATCCACCGGGGGGGCATGGCCGAGCCGGTAGAGCTCGACGCACCCTTTCGAGAGACCGCCGTCCGTGCCGCCCAGATCCTCGGGCTACGTGTCGCCGGCGTGGACATGCTGGAGTCGGCCGAAGGGCCGCAGGTGATCGAAGTCAACTCCTCGCCCGGCCTGCAAGGGATCGAACGGACCACCGGGGTCGACGTCGCCGGCTGCATCGTCGACTACGTCGAACAGCAGGTCCTCTTCCCCGAGCTGGATGTGCGCGAGCGCCTCACCGTGACCAGCGGGTACGGCGTCGCCGAGCTCGTGGTCTCGAAAGATTCCACGTACGAGGGCAAGACGATCCATGAGAGCGGTCTGCGAGAACAGGACGTGGTCGTCCTGACCTTGGAGCACGAAGGGACGACGATCCCCAACCCCTCGCGGAACCATGCGCTGATCGCAGGGGACCGGCTGCTCTGCTTCGGCCGGTTAGATGCGATGAAGGACATGGTCCCTCGTCGGAAGAAGCGGCGGGTGAAAAAGCAGAACTCCCCGGCGGGGTAG
- a CDS encoding RimK/LysX family protein, whose amino-acid sequence MAERLVIGWREFVDLPEWGIEGLHAKIDTGARSSAVHVEQIEEVGEGRIRFQVVLDLRHRHKRVTVEAPISRRSHVTSSNGVKHERYFVETLFRLGPVEKRVEISLVSRDNMKVRMLVGRTALGDEFLVDAHSVHLVHRPKS is encoded by the coding sequence ATGGCTGAGCGACTGGTGATCGGGTGGAGGGAGTTCGTCGACCTTCCGGAATGGGGGATCGAGGGATTGCACGCCAAGATCGACACCGGTGCCAGGAGCAGCGCGGTCCACGTCGAGCAGATCGAGGAAGTCGGCGAGGGGCGCATCCGGTTCCAGGTCGTGCTGGACCTCCGCCACCGGCACAAACGCGTCACGGTCGAAGCGCCCATCTCGCGCAGGAGCCATGTGACCTCGAGCAACGGCGTAAAGCACGAGCGGTACTTCGTGGAGACCCTTTTCCGCCTAGGCCCCGTCGAAAAAAGGGTCGAAATTTCCCTCGTGAGCAGAGATAATATGAAGGTGAGGATGCTCGTGGGCCGCACCGCGCTCGGAGATGAATTTTTGGTGGACGCCCACTCGGTTCACCTGGTTCATCGGCCAAAGTCGTAG
- a CDS encoding prepilin-type N-terminal cleavage/methylation domain-containing protein yields MKRAFTLIELLVVIAIIAILAAILFPVFAQAKTSAKKTATTSGLKQQMLGLLMYANDNEDRVPWHYGYVQGYPAQVYYNDTTWINNTEPYRKSRPLTFDALLPEPKEDATTPDGRPAFRDKFYPSFRYRWGWVTNMSMNADGFGNSGLGTCQGSSRTNSLSANSTRTLTTINDPARRMALTPTRYSGLNYSWMYFQSIWAMSPYKNWYANDDFYWETLVWDARREWGNRFVAAYADGHVGHYGREKFLGTCVSKGAQPCTPDYTGNQDFCNKYFASEDLKEFWGVFNQ; encoded by the coding sequence ATGAAGAGAGCGTTCACCCTGATCGAACTTCTCGTCGTAATTGCCATCATTGCCATCCTTGCAGCGATTCTCTTCCCGGTCTTCGCCCAGGCGAAGACGTCCGCAAAAAAGACGGCGACCACGAGCGGCCTTAAGCAGCAGATGCTGGGCCTCCTGATGTACGCCAACGACAACGAGGATCGAGTGCCGTGGCACTACGGCTATGTCCAGGGCTATCCCGCCCAGGTCTATTACAACGACACGACCTGGATCAATAACACCGAGCCTTACCGCAAGAGCCGGCCCTTGACGTTCGACGCCCTCTTGCCCGAGCCCAAGGAGGACGCGACCACTCCGGACGGCCGCCCGGCTTTCCGCGATAAGTTCTATCCGAGCTTCCGCTACCGCTGGGGCTGGGTCACGAACATGTCCATGAACGCGGACGGCTTCGGGAACAGCGGCCTCGGCACCTGCCAGGGCAGTTCGCGGACCAATTCGCTAAGCGCCAACTCGACCAGGACGCTGACCACGATCAACGATCCCGCCCGCCGCATGGCGCTGACGCCCACCCGCTATTCCGGCTTGAACTACAGCTGGATGTACTTCCAGAGCATCTGGGCGATGAGCCCCTATAAGAACTGGTACGCCAACGACGACTTCTATTGGGAGACCCTCGTCTGGGACGCCCGAAGAGAGTGGGGGAACCGGTTCGTGGCGGCTTACGCCGATGGCCACGTGGGCCACTATGGGCGGGAAAAGTTCCTCGGCACTTGCGTCAGCAAAGGCGCCCAGCCGTGCACTCCGGACTACACCGGCAACCAAGACTTCTGCAACAAGTACTTCGCCAGCGAAGACCTGAAAGAGTTTTGGGGAGTCTTCAACCAGTGA
- the gatB gene encoding Asp-tRNA(Asn)/Glu-tRNA(Gln) amidotransferase subunit GatB codes for MTRYVTSVGMEVHAELLTESKMFCRCAVAFGGEPNTRVCPVCLGMPGTLPVPNRTAIEMVLRTALAFNCKVAYDSVFHRKNYFYPDLPKGYQVSQYGETNPLGYWGYLEIPAADGGEKRVKIRRIHLEEDTGKLLHLPGGGSGVDYNRAGVPLMEIVTDFPPDITSPDEARDYLVQLRLTLLYLGVTDGRMEQGSLRCEPNISIRPEGSEDYGTKTELKNLNSFRSVQLGVEYETKRQAQVYEDGGRVLQETRGWNEGTLSSYAMRTKETEADYRYFPCPDLIPMHFDEEYIEGLRASLPELPLAKQRRYQREYALSDYDAGVLVADQAWAKFFEEAVRQGGEPKAVTNWMNGDFMRLLKETGQSARFDGSLDPEGREVSVMTPAHIVDLADLTARGVVNSKVAKTLLEDSFQSGAMPSKLVEERGLTQISDDSFIRDAVAKVIAENPGPVENFRGGKEGVIGFLVGAVMKATQGRANPAMVQQELRDQLGRS; via the coding sequence GTGACGCGCTATGTGACCAGCGTCGGGATGGAGGTGCACGCGGAGCTGCTCACGGAGAGCAAGATGTTCTGCCGGTGCGCGGTGGCTTTCGGCGGGGAGCCGAACACCCGGGTCTGCCCGGTGTGCCTGGGCATGCCCGGCACCCTGCCTGTGCCGAACCGAACGGCGATCGAGATGGTGCTGCGAACGGCGCTCGCCTTCAACTGCAAGGTCGCCTACGACAGCGTCTTCCACCGGAAAAACTACTTCTATCCGGACTTGCCGAAGGGTTACCAGGTGAGCCAGTACGGCGAGACGAACCCGCTCGGCTACTGGGGCTACCTCGAGATCCCGGCCGCCGACGGCGGCGAGAAGAGGGTCAAGATCCGGCGCATCCACCTTGAGGAGGATACGGGCAAGCTGCTCCACCTGCCCGGCGGCGGCAGCGGGGTCGACTACAACCGCGCGGGGGTGCCGCTCATGGAGATCGTCACGGACTTCCCGCCGGACATCACCAGCCCGGACGAGGCGCGCGACTATCTCGTCCAGCTCCGCCTCACCCTGCTCTACCTTGGGGTCACCGACGGCCGCATGGAACAGGGGAGCCTGCGCTGTGAGCCGAACATCTCGATCCGACCCGAGGGGAGCGAAGATTACGGCACGAAGACCGAGCTGAAGAACCTCAACTCCTTCCGGAGCGTGCAGCTCGGCGTCGAATACGAGACCAAGCGCCAGGCACAGGTCTACGAGGATGGCGGCCGAGTGCTGCAGGAGACACGCGGCTGGAACGAGGGCACGCTCAGTAGCTACGCGATGCGCACGAAGGAGACGGAGGCGGACTACCGCTATTTCCCATGCCCCGACTTAATCCCGATGCACTTCGACGAGGAGTACATCGAAGGCTTGCGCGCAAGCCTGCCCGAGCTGCCGCTGGCTAAGCAACGGCGATACCAGCGGGAATACGCCCTGAGCGACTACGACGCCGGCGTGCTGGTGGCCGACCAGGCCTGGGCGAAGTTCTTTGAGGAAGCCGTGCGCCAGGGCGGCGAACCTAAAGCGGTCACGAACTGGATGAACGGTGACTTTATGCGGCTGCTCAAAGAGACGGGCCAGTCGGCCCGGTTCGACGGCTCGCTGGACCCGGAAGGGCGCGAGGTGAGCGTCATGACCCCGGCCCACATCGTCGACCTCGCCGACCTCACCGCCCGCGGTGTGGTGAACTCGAAGGTGGCAAAGACGCTGCTGGAGGACTCGTTCCAGAGCGGCGCGATGCCAAGCAAGCTCGTCGAGGAGCGGGGCTTGACCCAGATCAGCGACGACTCTTTCATCCGCGACGCGGTGGCGAAAGTGATCGCGGAGAATCCCGGGCCGGTCGAGAACTTCCGCGGCGGCAAGGAGGGCGTGATCGGCTTCCTTGTCGGCGCCGTGATGAAGGCCACGCAGGGCCGGGCCAACCCGGCCATGGTCCAGCAGGAACTCCGCGACCAGTTGGGGCGGTCGTGA
- a CDS encoding tetratricopeptide repeat protein — protein sequence MRPHLSPHGLWKRAGALMVLPFVVASLEAGAQEPPQPEDRSEAIYQRAAGRMEELNDAWFRDGEFPRINQSLRFLVEADPRDEERASDLIWMLGNVEERTEAFAYAIRFKNANPDYADAAYYEAQLWFNAKAYTRVVPLLEPALRMTPPPHVNALRFLAHSYNRLGYYEDAVRVWDMVVHRNPNDGAAKKNRADILKKWRG from the coding sequence GTGAGGCCGCACCTCAGCCCGCACGGGCTTTGGAAGCGGGCAGGCGCCTTGATGGTGCTGCCTTTCGTCGTAGCCTCCTTGGAGGCGGGGGCGCAAGAGCCGCCGCAGCCTGAGGACCGGTCCGAGGCGATCTACCAGCGCGCGGCGGGCCGGATGGAGGAGCTTAACGACGCCTGGTTCCGGGACGGCGAGTTCCCGCGGATCAACCAGTCGCTGCGGTTCTTGGTCGAAGCAGACCCGAGGGACGAGGAGCGTGCGAGCGACCTCATCTGGATGCTCGGCAACGTCGAAGAACGGACGGAAGCGTTCGCCTACGCAATCCGCTTCAAGAACGCGAACCCCGACTACGCCGACGCGGCCTACTATGAGGCGCAGCTTTGGTTCAATGCGAAGGCCTACACCCGAGTCGTGCCCCTTCTGGAGCCTGCGCTCAGGATGACCCCGCCGCCCCACGTGAACGCGCTGCGCTTCCTGGCCCATTCCTATAACCGGCTCGGCTATTACGAGGACGCGGTGCGCGTCTGGGACATGGTGGTCCATCGCAACCCGAACGACGGCGCGGCCAAGAAGAACCGGGCCGACATCCTCAAGAAGTGGCGCGGCTGA
- a CDS encoding DivIVA domain-containing protein, with protein MAKERFTPLDLERVQIPTTLRGYHRETVDRLVAGVAEQLESLLVEVKELRRLNELASKELERFRAQEATLREALVLAQKAADDTRTAARREADSAVEAARLEASEIRQKALEATAAAHWELQKLDDEKRAFEARFRALLHEHLERLGPAKPVLEVAAADAFAS; from the coding sequence ATGGCGAAGGAACGCTTTACACCCCTCGACCTTGAGCGGGTGCAGATCCCCACGACTCTGCGTGGCTACCACCGCGAGACGGTCGACCGCTTGGTCGCCGGAGTCGCCGAGCAACTCGAGTCCTTGCTGGTCGAAGTGAAGGAACTGCGGCGGCTGAACGAACTCGCGAGCAAGGAACTCGAGCGGTTCCGCGCCCAAGAGGCCACATTGCGCGAGGCGCTGGTGCTGGCCCAAAAAGCGGCGGACGACACCCGCACGGCCGCAAGGCGCGAGGCCGATTCTGCGGTAGAAGCGGCGCGCCTGGAGGCTTCGGAAATCCGGCAGAAGGCGCTTGAGGCGACGGCCGCGGCCCACTGGGAGCTGCAGAAGCTGGACGACGAGAAGCGCGCGTTCGAGGCGCGGTTCCGGGCCCTGCTCCACGAGCACCTGGAACGGCTCGGCCCCGCAAAGCCTGTCCTTGAGGTCGCCGCCGCCGACGCCTTTGCGAGCTGA
- a CDS encoding DUF167 domain-containing protein has product MTPKASRTRVEWDDPVRVYVTSPPSDGEANEAVVAALAKALHVPKTSLQIIRGQTGRDKTLAVEGISAEDLAERVRGLRGG; this is encoded by the coding sequence GTGACCCCAAAGGCGAGCCGCACCAGGGTCGAGTGGGACGATCCTGTCCGGGTTTATGTCACCTCGCCGCCATCCGACGGCGAGGCCAACGAGGCGGTAGTTGCGGCCCTCGCGAAGGCCCTCCACGTCCCGAAAACCTCGTTGCAGATCATCCGCGGGCAAACGGGGCGGGATAAGACGCTCGCGGTGGAAGGGATATCGGCGGAGGATCTAGCCGAGCGGGTTCGCGGCCTGCGCGGGGGCTGA
- a CDS encoding DUF1289 domain-containing protein gives MGEVFIPSPCTGVCRLDPEQVCQGCGRTIAEICAWTTMTPEERKAAVELARGRLAGMASSAPAQAANPLG, from the coding sequence ATGGGCGAAGTCTTCATCCCCTCGCCGTGTACGGGGGTTTGCCGTTTGGATCCCGAGCAAGTGTGCCAGGGCTGTGGACGGACGATCGCGGAGATCTGCGCGTGGACAACGATGACACCAGAAGAACGCAAGGCGGCGGTGGAGCTCGCCCGGGGCAGGCTCGCAGGGATGGCAAGCTCAGCCCCCGCGCAGGCCGCGAACCCGCTCGGCTAG
- a CDS encoding heavy-metal-associated domain-containing protein has translation MQRFILQIKGMTCAHCAKAVESALIRARGVDSAKVDWESHFAEITGEDIDLTSLAGLIEQEGYTLAGIDSCV, from the coding sequence ATGCAACGGTTCATTTTGCAGATCAAAGGCATGACCTGCGCGCATTGTGCGAAGGCGGTCGAGAGCGCGCTCATTCGGGCGCGAGGTGTTGACAGTGCCAAAGTCGACTGGGAGTCGCACTTCGCGGAGATTACGGGCGAGGACATCGACCTGACGAGTCTCGCGGGCCTGATCGAGCAAGAGGGCTATACGCTCGCCGGCATCGATTCCTGTGTCTAG
- a CDS encoding copper-translocating P-type ATPase: protein MSSSPTHTQERAVHSTELEIEGMSCASCVARVERALARVEGVTEANVNFASHTGTVHHSQRVALESLVEAVEGAGYSARPRRPEGDHDHLADDGSRRALADLAFGAALAVPIVLVSMLWHPRPVSVNWILFALTTPVVFYAGRQFFANAASALRHFSTTMDTLIAIGATAAWLYSLFGLLAYPQDAHAQSEHVYLEVGAGIVTLVLLGRYLEARSKSRMSGAIRKLMELAPRSAVRIGAAGEETSVPIREVAVGDLLRLRPGEKVAVDGTVESGETSVDESMLTGEPIPVAKHPGEPLSAGTVNQNGTVTYRAKRVGSETTLAQIIRMVERAQGSKAPLQRLVDRVSAVFVPIVIVIALAVSAATFALGGSPDQAILRGVAVLVIACPCALGLATPTALIVGTGRGAELGILVKDAEALERAGTLRTVLFDKTGTVTRGRPDLTDILTLHELSEDEALRIAASLEAGSEHPIAGAVIRAARARGVAPRPVVGFEALRGRGIRGKVDGEEWALVSPQQARDGLGVEAEEALRRLQEEGKTVFVLQDAARVRALIAVADVIDEHSREAIAQLSRLGLATKMVTGDSEATARAVARQAGIAEVVAQVRPEGKVAVVEGSARPVAMVGDGINDAPALAAADLGIAMGHGTDVAMETAGMVILRTDLRAVPTAIRLSQATLRTIRWNLFWAFSYNVVMIPLAAMGYLSPMFAAAAMAVSSVSVVLNSLRLRRFSG, encoded by the coding sequence GTGTCTAGCTCCCCCACCCACACGCAAGAGAGAGCCGTCCACTCGACCGAACTGGAGATCGAGGGCATGAGCTGTGCCTCGTGCGTCGCCCGGGTCGAGCGTGCCTTGGCCCGCGTCGAAGGGGTCACCGAGGCGAACGTGAACTTCGCCAGCCACACCGGCACGGTCCACCATTCCCAGCGGGTGGCGCTGGAGAGCTTGGTCGAGGCGGTCGAGGGCGCGGGCTACTCCGCGCGGCCGAGGCGTCCGGAAGGAGACCACGACCATTTGGCCGATGACGGTTCCCGGCGTGCCCTGGCAGATTTGGCTTTTGGGGCTGCCCTGGCCGTCCCCATCGTGCTGGTCTCGATGCTCTGGCACCCGCGTCCCGTTTCGGTGAACTGGATCCTGTTCGCGCTCACGACCCCCGTGGTCTTCTATGCCGGACGGCAGTTCTTCGCGAACGCGGCGAGTGCGCTCCGCCACTTTTCGACCACTATGGACACGCTCATCGCGATCGGCGCGACGGCGGCGTGGCTCTACAGCCTCTTCGGTTTGCTCGCCTATCCCCAGGACGCCCACGCGCAGAGCGAGCACGTGTACTTGGAGGTGGGGGCCGGGATCGTGACCCTCGTGCTCTTGGGTCGGTACCTGGAGGCGCGGTCCAAATCGCGAATGTCAGGAGCGATCCGGAAGCTGATGGAGCTTGCCCCCCGGTCGGCCGTCCGCATTGGGGCTGCCGGCGAAGAAACGTCGGTGCCGATCCGCGAGGTTGCGGTGGGCGACCTTCTCCGGCTCCGCCCGGGCGAGAAAGTCGCCGTGGACGGGACGGTCGAGTCGGGCGAGACCAGCGTCGACGAATCCATGTTGACGGGGGAGCCGATCCCAGTCGCCAAGCATCCGGGCGAGCCGCTCAGCGCGGGCACCGTCAACCAGAATGGCACCGTCACCTACCGTGCAAAGCGCGTCGGTTCAGAGACCACGCTCGCCCAGATCATCCGCATGGTCGAGCGCGCCCAGGGGTCGAAGGCGCCGCTACAGCGCTTGGTCGACCGCGTCTCCGCGGTCTTCGTCCCGATCGTGATCGTCATCGCGCTCGCCGTCTCTGCCGCGACCTTCGCGCTCGGCGGCAGCCCCGACCAGGCGATCCTGCGCGGCGTGGCCGTCCTCGTGATCGCGTGCCCCTGCGCGCTGGGCTTAGCCACGCCGACGGCCCTGATCGTGGGAACAGGTCGCGGGGCCGAGCTCGGGATCCTCGTGAAGGACGCGGAGGCGCTGGAACGCGCCGGGACGTTGCGCACCGTGCTCTTCGACAAGACAGGCACCGTCACCCGTGGGCGGCCCGACCTGACCGACATCCTCACCCTGCATGAATTGAGCGAGGACGAGGCCCTTCGGATCGCCGCGTCGCTCGAGGCGGGATCGGAACACCCGATCGCCGGCGCCGTGATTCGCGCAGCCCGGGCGCGGGGGGTCGCGCCGAGACCGGTCGTCGGCTTCGAGGCCCTTCGGGGCCGGGGCATCCGCGGCAAGGTCGATGGCGAGGAGTGGGCGCTCGTGAGCCCCCAGCAAGCCAGGGACGGCCTTGGGGTCGAGGCCGAAGAAGCCCTGCGCCGCTTGCAGGAGGAAGGGAAGACGGTCTTCGTGCTGCAGGACGCGGCTCGCGTTCGCGCGCTGATCGCGGTGGCGGACGTCATCGACGAGCACAGCCGCGAGGCCATTGCCCAACTTTCGCGGTTGGGTCTGGCGACCAAGATGGTCACCGGGGACAGTGAGGCCACCGCCCGCGCGGTCGCCCGCCAGGCGGGGATCGCCGAAGTCGTCGCCCAGGTCCGGCCAGAAGGAAAGGTGGCGGTGGTGGAAGGTTCGGCGCGCCCAGTCGCCATGGTCGGGGACGGGATCAACGACGCGCCCGCTTTGGCTGCCGCCGACCTCGGCATCGCCATGGGCCACGGCACCGACGTCGCCATGGAGACGGCCGGGATGGTGATCTTGCGGACGGACCTGCGGGCCGTGCCGACCGCGATCCGCCTGTCCCAGGCCACGCTCCGCACGATCCGGTGGAACCTCTTCTGGGCCTTCTCTTACAACGTCGTGATGATCCCGTTGGCCGCGATGGGCTACCTCAGCCCCATGTTCGCCGCGGCCGCGATGGCGGTCTCCAGCGTCTCGGTCGTGCTCAACTCGCTCCGCCTCCGCCGCTTCTCCGGATGA